In one Bradyrhizobium sp. 4 genomic region, the following are encoded:
- a CDS encoding NUDIX domain-containing protein, giving the protein MAAIVQPAHPQIAVSAAIFRDGKVLLTRRARSPAKGFYSLPGGRVEFGESLHQALAREIDEETGLDIDIIGLAGWREVLPAAAGAGHYLIMSFAARWVAREPVLNHELDDYRWIAPEALASLGDLKLTGGLEEVIQSAHRLIGP; this is encoded by the coding sequence ATGGCTGCGATCGTCCAGCCGGCCCATCCCCAGATCGCGGTCAGTGCCGCGATTTTTCGTGACGGCAAGGTGCTTCTGACCCGTCGCGCACGCTCGCCGGCAAAGGGGTTCTATTCGCTGCCGGGCGGTCGGGTCGAGTTCGGCGAATCGCTGCACCAGGCGCTGGCGCGCGAGATCGACGAGGAGACCGGGCTCGATATCGACATCATTGGCCTCGCGGGCTGGCGCGAAGTGCTCCCGGCCGCGGCCGGCGCGGGCCACTACCTGATCATGTCCTTTGCTGCCCGATGGGTGGCCCGGGAGCCGGTTCTCAACCACGAGCTCGACGACTACCGCTGGATCGCCCCGGAGGCCCTGGCGAGCCTTGGCGACCTCAAGCTGACCGGCGGGCTGGAAGAGGTCATCCAGTCCGCCCACCGGCTGATCGGCCCCTGA